A region of Paenibacillus sp. JNUCC-31 DNA encodes the following proteins:
- the narI gene encoding respiratory nitrate reductase subunit gamma: MSTLELLLWGALPYMVIVFCITATIWRYVTNPFSWTSKSSEMLEKRMLKWGSLLFHIGIFAVICGHIAGLLVPVEFYRWIGLSDEGYHLMAIAGGLPAGIIAFVGAVILLVRRYVARRVRATSSIGDWLALAMLIIVIVTGILATSANAVNHSGFDYRTTINPWLRGLMVFQPDPVLMQTVPLNFKVHILLTFVLYCVFPFTRLVHMLSMPLGYLKRSYVLYRRRDGAVYPDQKSKKERAM, encoded by the coding sequence GTGAGTACACTGGAACTGCTATTGTGGGGCGCTCTCCCTTATATGGTCATTGTTTTCTGTATTACAGCGACGATCTGGCGATATGTGACCAATCCCTTCAGCTGGACGTCCAAGTCCAGTGAGATGCTGGAGAAACGAATGCTGAAATGGGGCAGTCTGCTCTTTCATATTGGAATATTTGCTGTAATCTGTGGGCACATTGCCGGTTTGCTTGTTCCCGTGGAATTCTATCGGTGGATTGGCCTTAGTGACGAAGGCTATCACCTGATGGCTATTGCAGGTGGATTGCCTGCAGGGATTATTGCATTTGTAGGTGCAGTCATATTGCTGGTACGCCGATATGTTGCTCGCAGAGTGCGGGCAACAAGCAGTATCGGTGACTGGCTGGCACTCGCCATGCTGATCATTGTCATTGTAACCGGGATTCTAGCGACCTCAGCGAATGCGGTGAATCATAGTGGATTTGACTATCGAACAACGATCAATCCATGGCTGCGCGGCCTGATGGTGTTTCAGCCTGACCCGGTTCTGATGCAGACGGTGCCGCTGAATTTTAAAGTGCACATCCTGCTCACATTTGTATTGTACTGCGTTTTTCCATTTACACGTCTGGTTCATATGCTGAGCATGCCTCTTGGTTATCTGAAACGCAGTTATGTGTTATACCGGAGAAGAGACGGAGCTGTTTATCCTGATCAGAAATCAAAAAAAGAAAGGGCGATGTAA
- a CDS encoding multicopper oxidase domain-containing protein translates to MFSLSNHVSKVSIMLVVFTSVLSHCSSSETIKPAQHSEVPSTGVNQPSQPPVDPVIRREGTTVYIEMTAQVTDIEISEGVMYNAWTFNGTAPGPVLRVTEGDTLIFTLKNKDSSLPHSMDFHAVHASPSSKFIDVMPGEEGTFTYATSSPGVFMYHCGTKPVLAHIANGMYGMIIVEPKAGYPSDHLIHREYTLVQSEWYKEHTYDAFLNEEPDYVVFNGNDYGLTRNPLLAKVGDTVRLYVSNAGPNEVSSFHIVGTIMDRVYIDGNPRNIQYGMQTVMLPASGGAVVEFTVTEEGDYPIVTHQFNHVSKGASAVLRVTKDGKDHGGQAMSH, encoded by the coding sequence ATGTTCTCTTTGTCAAATCATGTATCCAAGGTTTCGATAATGCTTGTTGTATTCACTTCTGTACTCTCACATTGCAGTTCTTCCGAAACCATTAAACCTGCTCAGCACAGTGAAGTCCCCTCTACCGGGGTCAATCAACCAAGTCAGCCGCCAGTGGATCCGGTCATTCGCAGGGAAGGCACCACAGTATATATTGAGATGACTGCTCAAGTAACGGATATCGAAATCTCGGAAGGCGTCATGTATAACGCTTGGACGTTTAATGGTACAGCCCCCGGGCCGGTACTTCGTGTGACTGAGGGAGATACCCTGATATTCACGCTAAAAAACAAAGATTCCAGCCTGCCTCACTCTATGGATTTTCATGCTGTTCATGCTTCACCCAGCAGCAAATTCATCGATGTCATGCCGGGTGAGGAAGGTACTTTCACCTACGCAACTTCCTCACCTGGCGTATTTATGTACCACTGCGGGACAAAACCGGTTCTCGCTCATATTGCCAACGGTATGTATGGCATGATTATTGTTGAACCCAAAGCCGGTTATCCTTCTGATCATCTGATTCATCGTGAGTATACGCTTGTTCAGAGTGAATGGTACAAGGAGCATACTTATGATGCCTTTTTGAACGAAGAACCGGACTATGTTGTGTTCAATGGGAATGATTACGGACTGACCCGTAATCCTCTGCTTGCCAAAGTTGGAGATACCGTTCGCCTCTATGTAAGCAATGCCGGACCGAACGAAGTCTCTTCTTTCCACATTGTTGGTACGATCATGGACCGAGTATATATAGACGGAAATCCCCGAAATATACAATATGGAATGCAGACGGTTATGCTTCCGGCGAGTGGTGGGGCTGTCGTGGAATTTACCGTAACAGAAGAAGGAGATTATCCGATTGTAACGCATCAGTTTAACCATGTATCCAAAGGGGCTTCTGCTGTTCTTCGTGTAACCAAGGATGGCAAAGACCATGGAGGTCAGGCAATGTCACACTGA
- a CDS encoding YlbF family regulator: MSTIVKLDKQIIMHKMQELCSLLLQDEGYKEMRDMIDQFAADEQATAQYERFMEKHQALEEKERQNIELLASEIQVYEEEERALYDHPLIRRFIYAQREFSQLHQQISHYFTKSVELNRLPEPKELHKEACGCGGNCSGGH, translated from the coding sequence ATGAGTACGATTGTAAAATTGGACAAACAGATCATCATGCACAAAATGCAGGAGTTATGCTCACTCCTATTACAAGATGAAGGCTACAAAGAGATGCGCGACATGATAGATCAGTTTGCCGCAGATGAGCAGGCCACAGCGCAATACGAACGGTTTATGGAGAAACATCAGGCTTTGGAGGAAAAAGAACGGCAAAACATCGAACTGCTTGCATCCGAAATTCAGGTGTATGAAGAGGAAGAACGTGCGCTGTATGATCATCCGCTCATTCGCAGATTCATATATGCACAACGCGAATTTAGCCAGCTGCATCAGCAGATCAGCCACTATTTCACAAAATCCGTTGAGTTGAACCGTTTACCCGAACCGAAGGAACTACACAAGGAAGCATGCGGTTGTGGAGGAAACTGTTCCGGTGGACACTAG
- a CDS encoding nitrate/nitrite transporter: MQHKGKVQLPLQTASLILGFMVWVILSSLMPFIKEDIAMTSSQLAWATAIPVLIGSIARIPIGYWTNRYGARNIFIISFVLLLAPIWWISRATTFGDLVTGGLFLGIGGAVFSVGVTSLPKYYPKERHGFVNGIYGIGNLGTALSAFGAPLIADRMGWSTTVLLYSILLIGMALLNFVLGDKQEARVNAPLMQQLKAVSRNNKLWLLCLFYFLTFGSFVAFTVYLPNFLVSYFQMDKVDAGIRTAGFILVATIMRPVGGWLGDRFNPFKILIFVFGGLTIAAIVLSFAPSIYIYTIGCLTVALCAGTGNGTIFKLVPMYFVKQPGIANGIISAMGGLGGFFPPLMLTLLYSMTGHYAIGFMALSQFALVSLVLVIWMFYQEKLQLSASILENTIEAILITDTNSVIRSVNPAFTAVTGYSAEEAVGQKPSLLKSGKQDKGFYEQLWQELRQKGYWQGEIWNRKKNGEIYQEWLSITAIRNEAGEVKYYAGMFSDMGKPDLSIAR; the protein is encoded by the coding sequence ATGCAGCACAAAGGAAAAGTTCAACTGCCCTTGCAAACGGCAAGTCTGATCCTTGGCTTCATGGTATGGGTTATCCTGTCCTCCCTGATGCCGTTTATCAAAGAGGATATCGCTATGACCTCCTCTCAGCTTGCATGGGCGACAGCCATTCCCGTATTGATTGGCTCGATCGCCCGTATCCCGATTGGTTATTGGACGAATCGATACGGGGCACGGAACATATTCATCATCAGCTTTGTGCTGCTATTGGCTCCTATATGGTGGATTAGCCGCGCAACGACCTTTGGTGACCTGGTTACGGGTGGTCTGTTCCTCGGTATTGGAGGAGCTGTCTTCTCGGTCGGTGTAACTTCACTACCCAAATACTATCCCAAAGAGCGACATGGATTCGTCAACGGAATCTATGGCATTGGTAATCTGGGGACAGCACTTTCGGCGTTCGGAGCCCCGCTTATTGCGGATCGAATGGGGTGGTCTACAACCGTTCTGCTATACAGTATTTTGTTAATAGGCATGGCGTTGCTGAATTTTGTTCTGGGTGATAAACAAGAAGCCCGCGTTAACGCTCCATTGATGCAGCAGTTGAAGGCGGTGTCACGCAACAATAAACTATGGCTGCTCTGTTTGTTCTATTTCCTGACCTTTGGTTCGTTCGTAGCGTTTACGGTTTATTTGCCGAATTTCCTGGTCAGCTACTTTCAGATGGACAAAGTGGATGCAGGGATTCGCACAGCAGGATTTATTCTCGTTGCAACCATCATGCGGCCGGTTGGAGGATGGCTGGGAGACCGTTTTAATCCATTCAAGATATTAATATTTGTTTTTGGCGGATTAACGATCGCCGCGATCGTATTATCCTTCGCACCATCAATCTATATCTACACAATCGGGTGTTTGACGGTGGCTTTGTGCGCAGGTACGGGGAACGGTACCATTTTCAAATTAGTGCCAATGTATTTCGTTAAACAACCAGGTATCGCTAACGGCATTATATCCGCCATGGGTGGCTTGGGTGGGTTTTTCCCACCACTTATGCTCACTTTGCTCTACAGCATGACTGGACATTACGCCATTGGTTTCATGGCTTTATCCCAGTTCGCATTGGTTAGTCTGGTACTCGTTATCTGGATGTTCTATCAGGAGAAGCTTCAGTTATCTGCGAGCATTCTGGAGAATACAATTGAAGCGATATTGATTACAGATACAAACAGTGTTATTCGTAGTGTGAACCCAGCCTTTACTGCGGTCACTGGCTACAGTGCTGAGGAGGCAGTTGGACAGAAGCCAAGTCTGCTGAAATCGGGCAAGCAGGATAAAGGTTTCTATGAACAATTATGGCAGGAGTTGAGGCAAAAAGGGTATTGGCAGGGTGAGATATGGAACCGGAAGAAAAACGGAGAGATATATCAGGAATGGCTGAGTATTACGGCAATCCGTAACGAAGCTGGCGAAGTAAAATATTACGCGGGCATGTTCAGTGATATGGGCAAACCCGATCTCTCGATCGCCAGATAG
- a CDS encoding Crp/Fnr family transcriptional regulator codes for MLTSLLHSRKYDKGEYVVQEGERSDTLYIVHQGCVKLSKYGQNGKEHIIRFLFPGDFFGQAALLHQKPHDANAEILESSALCSMNKHNFDLLLEQYPKLAYHFLLAVSDLLGTTDEWNSALSSMDTEQKIANLLLYFHTRNHAPHEIRLPVFKKDMALLLGITPETLSRKLAAMQKQGLLQVTGNCILILQLEQLKEKIQ; via the coding sequence ATGTTGACCTCACTCCTGCATTCCCGCAAGTATGATAAAGGCGAGTATGTCGTTCAGGAAGGTGAACGCTCGGATACGCTGTACATTGTTCATCAGGGATGTGTCAAGTTATCAAAATACGGCCAGAACGGCAAAGAACACATCATCCGTTTCCTGTTTCCGGGTGATTTCTTTGGGCAAGCTGCCCTGTTACACCAGAAACCTCATGATGCGAATGCCGAAATTTTGGAGTCTTCTGCCCTTTGTTCCATGAACAAGCACAACTTTGATCTTCTTCTCGAACAATATCCTAAGCTTGCATATCATTTCCTGCTTGCCGTTTCCGATCTTCTCGGTACGACAGATGAATGGAATAGTGCCCTCAGTTCCATGGATACTGAACAAAAGATAGCAAATTTGCTCTTGTATTTTCATACTCGAAATCATGCACCACATGAGATCCGATTGCCTGTTTTCAAAAAAGACATGGCACTGCTACTGGGCATCACACCCGAAACACTTAGCCGCAAGCTGGCCGCCATGCAGAAACAGGGACTGCTCCAGGTTACAGGAAATTGCATTCTGATTCTTCAACTGGAGCAACTTAAGGAAAAGATTCAATAA
- a CDS encoding YwiC-like family protein, with product MTNHKIVIPHEHGGWAMVSVPFFVGVVASHPQWLHVPLFIAWLGLYLAAYPMLQSLKRKSNRTRFYRWAGIYGLAAVICLIPPIIKQSSLLFFGPVLGGLLLVNVWHVRHKAERSLTNDLCAMLMFSLGGAAAYLIGGGSWDIKMGAVILFCFLHFTGSTFFVKSVFRERTNKRWLMLTRLVHLLLLVIPAVIGYPWMILAYIYSAARTFIYAGKSLRPMKVGIIEIVGSVQFLLWSVLL from the coding sequence GTGACAAATCATAAAATCGTTATCCCTCATGAACATGGCGGATGGGCCATGGTTAGTGTACCTTTTTTCGTAGGTGTAGTCGCGAGCCATCCACAGTGGCTGCATGTCCCGTTATTTATCGCCTGGCTTGGACTCTATCTCGCCGCGTATCCTATGCTTCAGTCTCTGAAAAGAAAGTCCAATCGAACTCGCTTTTACAGATGGGCCGGAATATACGGTTTGGCAGCCGTGATCTGTCTGATCCCACCGATTATTAAACAATCCTCCCTGTTATTCTTCGGTCCGGTCTTGGGCGGGCTGCTGCTTGTGAACGTTTGGCATGTCAGGCACAAAGCGGAACGCTCACTGACCAATGACCTTTGTGCGATGTTGATGTTCTCTCTCGGAGGTGCGGCTGCTTATCTCATTGGCGGCGGCAGCTGGGATATCAAAATGGGTGCAGTCATTCTGTTTTGTTTTCTTCATTTTACAGGAAGTACGTTTTTTGTGAAATCCGTCTTCCGGGAACGGACCAACAAACGCTGGTTAATGTTGACACGTCTGGTCCATCTGCTCCTGTTAGTGATCCCTGCAGTGATCGGTTATCCATGGATGATACTGGCTTATATCTACTCGGCTGCACGAACCTTCATTTATGCGGGAAAATCTCTACGTCCCATGAAGGTAGGCATCATTGAGATTGTTGGTTCGGTGCAATTTTTGTTATGGTCTGTCCTGTTATAA
- the narJ gene encoding nitrate reductase molybdenum cofactor assembly chaperone, which produces MPIDTNGVTSPTLGCGTDLNRMVCKLISYLLQYPDAEWREGLPGVREAVQSISDEKINQILLTFVDEAMSSGSIPWQDAYVRTFDFDKKSNLYLTYAIHGDERDRGPALIELKRRYEAAGFYMEVSELPDYLPMVLEFVAEAPEEDAMGVLSSCLKALVTMTESIAGQSSPYAPLLSLMLQVILEPAPAPTKPGEENSQLPEARQQMEAQMRRGNR; this is translated from the coding sequence ATGCCAATCGATACTAATGGAGTGACGAGCCCGACTCTAGGTTGTGGAACAGATCTGAACAGAATGGTGTGTAAACTCATCTCCTATCTGTTGCAATATCCCGATGCGGAGTGGAGAGAAGGATTGCCAGGTGTCCGGGAAGCTGTACAGTCAATATCGGATGAAAAGATAAACCAAATCCTGTTGACGTTTGTAGATGAAGCCATGTCTTCCGGTTCCATTCCGTGGCAGGATGCCTATGTTCGTACTTTTGATTTTGACAAAAAATCCAATCTGTATCTGACCTACGCCATACATGGCGATGAGCGGGATCGGGGCCCGGCGTTGATTGAATTGAAGCGCAGATATGAAGCTGCGGGATTTTATATGGAAGTTAGTGAGTTGCCGGATTATTTGCCCATGGTACTTGAATTTGTGGCTGAGGCTCCCGAAGAAGATGCAATGGGAGTTCTCTCCAGCTGCCTTAAGGCTCTGGTCACGATGACAGAAAGCATAGCAGGACAGAGCAGCCCGTATGCACCATTGCTCAGCCTGATGCTACAGGTTATCCTTGAGCCTGCTCCTGCACCAACGAAGCCTGGAGAAGAGAACAGCCAACTTCCTGAAGCAAGACAACAGATGGAAGCTCAGATGAGGAGGGGGAATCGGTGA
- a CDS encoding Crp/Fnr family transcriptional regulator, with amino-acid sequence MRRENKDTAAEFLQQFPIFQELTPEELNQIEDISISRTIHKKTVIFAEGSEKEAVFFIRTGIVKAYKTDENGHEQIVSFLKTGDMFPHTGFFNTHPYPATAEAITPTELLAIPVRLFERLMLNTPSIAIKIMRVLGDKIRELQDKLQVLSGQDVRNRVLSFLLMLAEQHGQSDGQKVIINLPMTHQEFANSIGTTRETANRLLNQLTKEQLLEVDRSRIIIYDLQGLKQQRDT; translated from the coding sequence ATGCGCAGGGAAAACAAAGATACGGCAGCTGAGTTTTTGCAGCAATTCCCCATCTTCCAGGAACTTACCCCGGAGGAACTGAACCAGATAGAGGATATTTCCATTTCCAGAACCATTCACAAAAAAACGGTGATTTTTGCCGAAGGCAGTGAGAAGGAAGCCGTATTTTTCATCCGAACCGGAATCGTTAAAGCTTACAAAACGGACGAAAATGGACATGAACAAATTGTCTCCTTCCTGAAAACAGGCGATATGTTCCCACACACCGGCTTTTTCAACACACATCCCTACCCTGCCACAGCTGAAGCAATCACCCCTACCGAACTTCTTGCCATTCCCGTCAGGCTGTTCGAACGATTAATGCTGAACACGCCGTCGATTGCGATCAAGATCATGCGAGTGCTAGGCGATAAAATACGTGAATTACAGGATAAATTGCAGGTACTCTCCGGTCAGGACGTACGAAACCGTGTGCTTTCCTTCCTGCTGATGTTAGCGGAGCAGCACGGTCAGTCGGATGGTCAGAAAGTCATCATTAACCTGCCCATGACCCATCAAGAGTTTGCCAATTCCATCGGTACAACAAGGGAAACGGCCAATCGTCTCCTGAATCAGCTTACGAAGGAGCAGCTGCTCGAGGTAGATCGCAGCCGAATTATTATTTATGATTTGCAAGGGTTGAAGCAACAAAGAGATACCTGA
- a CDS encoding ZIP family metal transporter, giving the protein MWIALMWGGISASAVVIGALAALFLKIPKRVIGWIMAFGTGTLIGAAAFELIGDALNDGGIVPTAIGFTSGAVVYTLFDLLISSKGGAGRKRSEEVGTGESNQSGLGIFAGTVMDAIPESIMLGASLLTGNGISVVLVVSIFVSNIPEGLSSTVGLQRNKYTRSKIMLMWLGVLLISALAALGGYLFLEQLPKEMGAAIGAFAGGGIIAMICSTMMPEAFEEGGPVVGFIASMGLLVSLLLDL; this is encoded by the coding sequence ATGTGGATTGCGCTCATGTGGGGCGGCATCTCCGCCTCAGCGGTTGTGATTGGGGCGCTTGCGGCGCTGTTTCTGAAGATTCCGAAACGGGTCATCGGTTGGATTATGGCTTTTGGTACAGGGACTCTGATCGGTGCAGCTGCATTTGAACTTATTGGTGATGCATTGAATGATGGAGGAATTGTACCGACAGCGATCGGCTTCACTTCGGGGGCGGTTGTATATACGCTGTTCGATCTGCTTATTTCCAGTAAGGGAGGAGCAGGGCGTAAACGTTCAGAAGAGGTTGGCACAGGAGAATCGAACCAAAGTGGGCTTGGCATTTTTGCAGGTACGGTTATGGATGCCATTCCGGAATCAATCATGCTTGGGGCAAGTCTGCTGACCGGGAATGGCATCAGCGTTGTACTTGTCGTCTCCATCTTTGTCAGCAACATTCCTGAAGGTCTGTCCAGTACCGTTGGACTACAGCGTAATAAATATACACGATCCAAAATTATGTTGATGTGGCTGGGTGTACTGCTGATCTCCGCGCTGGCAGCCCTGGGTGGATATTTGTTCCTGGAACAGCTGCCCAAGGAGATGGGGGCGGCTATTGGTGCATTTGCAGGTGGAGGAATTATAGCCATGATCTGTTCCACCATGATGCCTGAAGCCTTTGAAGAGGGTGGTCCCGTAGTAGGATTTATTGCTTCCATGGGATTGCTGGTATCACTTTTGCTTGATTTATAA